The following proteins are encoded in a genomic region of Deinococcus carri:
- a CDS encoding Uma2 family endonuclease, translating into MSDPAFKRMSVEEYLRTEEKSPYKREYVGGFVYPLHGQAGVSQSHSLISGNIFAALHRDARAAGCRVHLADMKLFMDANGTFYYPDVMLVCGHDAPDRYYETSPCLLVEVLSGSTASNDRVGKYATYTALPTLQTYLIVEQAERRVYAYGREGGKWELTELAGQGEIFLPCLGRTLTLEEIYAGVL; encoded by the coding sequence ATGAGCGACCCCGCCTTCAAACGCATGAGCGTGGAGGAGTATCTCCGCACCGAGGAGAAAAGCCCATACAAGCGGGAGTACGTGGGCGGGTTCGTCTATCCACTGCACGGGCAGGCGGGCGTGAGCCAGTCGCATTCCCTCATCAGCGGTAACATCTTTGCCGCCCTTCACCGGGATGCCAGAGCTGCCGGGTGCCGAGTGCATCTGGCCGATATGAAGCTGTTCATGGATGCCAACGGCACGTTCTACTACCCGGACGTCATGCTTGTTTGCGGGCACGACGCCCCAGACAGGTACTACGAAACCTCTCCCTGCCTCCTGGTGGAAGTGCTGTCGGGCAGCACCGCCAGCAATGACCGCGTGGGCAAGTACGCCACCTACACCGCCCTCCCCACCCTGCAAACGTACCTGATCGTCGAGCAGGCCGAGCGGCGCGTGTACGCCTATGGGCGTGAGGGCGGCAAGTGGGAATTGACGGAACTCGCCGGACAGGGCGAAATCTTCCTCCCCTGCCTGGGCCGGACGCTGACGCTGGAGGAGATTTACGCCGGGGTGCTGTAA
- a CDS encoding DNA topology modulation protein FlaR, whose protein sequence is MQRVLIIGSPGAGKSTLAKGLAARTGLPLIHLDDLYWEKEQLGQQEVARSVWQQRLQDALDGDDWIMDGNYNSTIAMRAARADTVLFLVPPRELCLWRVLRRELSGRHPHFAGTRPRWPGWDFLLYTWHFPKKVTAMLERVTEHRPLDLVILRSDREVRAWLNTVQNSYGGPAEETASPQGIPGSDDVGASAEKQREGHRP, encoded by the coding sequence ATGCAACGTGTCCTGATCATCGGCAGCCCGGGCGCGGGCAAAAGCACCCTGGCAAAGGGGCTGGCGGCGAGAACAGGCCTGCCGCTGATCCATCTGGACGACCTGTACTGGGAAAAGGAGCAACTGGGCCAACAGGAAGTCGCCCGCAGCGTCTGGCAACAGCGGTTACAAGATGCGCTGGACGGCGACGACTGGATCATGGACGGCAACTACAACAGCACCATCGCCATGAGGGCAGCGCGGGCAGACACCGTGCTTTTTCTGGTACCACCGCGTGAACTCTGTCTGTGGCGCGTGTTGCGGCGCGAGCTGTCAGGACGGCATCCCCACTTTGCTGGAACACGCCCCCGCTGGCCGGGTTGGGATTTTCTCCTTTATACCTGGCACTTCCCCAAAAAGGTGACGGCAATGCTTGAGCGGGTGACTGAGCATAGACCCTTAGATCTGGTCATCCTGAGAAGCGACCGAGAAGTGCGGGCCTGGCTGAATACGGTGCAGAACAGCTATGGCGGGCCGGCGGAAGAAACCGCCAGCCCACAAGGCATCCCAGGGAGCGACGATGTTGGGGCGTCCGCCGAAAAACAAAGAGAGGGACACCGCCCATGA
- a CDS encoding NUDIX domain-containing protein: MKTHLLARAVIQDAGHVLVAQARGFGHTFLPGGHIEPGEGMQAALARELSEELGLSVEVGRFLGVVEFWWTDQQGQKHHELNHLFSACSPQLRHDLPVASQEAHLSFDWVPLGQLDVRQLEPFPLRNLIREGAAHAWFASAVQ, encoded by the coding sequence ATGAAAACCCACCTCCTTGCCCGCGCTGTCATTCAGGACGCCGGGCATGTGCTGGTCGCCCAAGCGCGCGGCTTCGGCCATACCTTTTTGCCCGGAGGACATATCGAACCCGGCGAGGGGATGCAGGCGGCCCTCGCCCGCGAACTCTCCGAAGAACTGGGCCTCAGCGTAGAGGTAGGCAGATTTCTGGGGGTCGTGGAGTTCTGGTGGACGGATCAGCAGGGACAGAAGCACCACGAACTCAATCACCTCTTCTCTGCCTGTTCGCCCCAGCTCCGGCACGACCTCCCCGTGGCGTCACAGGAGGCGCATCTGTCGTTCGACTGGGTGCCGCTGGGACAACTGGACGTCCGGCAATTGGAACCCTTTCCCCTGCGGAACCTGATACGGGAGGGGGCAGCCCACGCCTGGTTCGCCTCCGCCGTGCAGTGA
- a CDS encoding uracil-xanthine permease family protein, with translation MTQTAPAAPPPSPTRPERRLVLGVQHAIAMFGATVLVPILVGLSPSVALFAAGVATLIFHLLTGGRVPIFLGSSFAFIAPTALVVKELGPGAAAGGLIAAGVMYLLFSGLVKLFGTERLLRVFPPVVTGPVIIVIGLGLSSVAVNQAKSNWWLALATLVAAVVASVYGRGLFRMIPILVGVVAGYLVALATGQIGPDALAAIRAAPLLGLPDFHAPALDWRAVAIIAPVAVVTFIEHVGDVIVNGRVVGQNFLQNPGLSRTLFADGIANMTSAAMGGPAATTYAENTGVLALTRVYDPAILRIGAVFAILFGCSPKLAAVLKSLPPGVLGGVSILLFGMIASVGIRTLAEARIDFAHSRNLIIVSLILVLGLGGASFPIHAAGTTLELHGMALAALVGIVANLLLPAQRAEVDGEGEPERVLH, from the coding sequence ATGACCCAGACCGCCCCTGCCGCCCCGCCCCCCAGCCCGACCCGCCCGGAACGCCGCCTGGTCCTGGGCGTTCAGCACGCCATCGCCATGTTCGGCGCGACCGTCCTGGTGCCCATTCTGGTGGGGCTGTCGCCCAGTGTGGCGCTGTTTGCTGCCGGGGTCGCCACCCTGATCTTTCACCTGCTGACCGGCGGGCGCGTGCCGATCTTCCTGGGGTCCAGCTTCGCCTTTATTGCGCCCACCGCACTCGTCGTCAAGGAGTTGGGGCCGGGCGCGGCGGCGGGCGGCCTGATCGCCGCCGGGGTGATGTACCTGCTGTTCAGCGGCCTGGTGAAACTGTTCGGGACCGAGCGGCTGCTGCGTGTCTTTCCCCCGGTGGTCACGGGTCCGGTCATCATCGTGATCGGGCTGGGGCTGTCGAGCGTGGCCGTGAACCAGGCCAAGTCGAACTGGTGGCTGGCACTCGCCACGCTGGTCGCCGCCGTGGTCGCCAGCGTGTATGGGCGCGGCCTGTTCCGTATGATCCCCATTCTGGTGGGTGTGGTAGCCGGGTACCTCGTCGCTCTCGCCACCGGGCAGATTGGCCCGGACGCCCTGGCCGCCATCCGCGCCGCGCCCCTGCTGGGCCTGCCGGACTTTCACGCGCCCGCGCTGGACTGGCGGGCGGTCGCCATCATCGCGCCCGTCGCCGTCGTCACCTTTATCGAGCATGTGGGCGACGTGATCGTGAACGGCCGCGTGGTGGGCCAGAACTTCCTGCAAAACCCCGGCCTGAGCCGCACCCTTTTTGCCGACGGCATCGCCAACATGACCAGCGCCGCGATGGGCGGTCCGGCCGCCACCACCTACGCCGAGAACACGGGCGTGCTGGCGCTGACCCGCGTCTATGACCCCGCCATTCTCCGCATCGGGGCTGTCTTCGCCATCCTGTTCGGCTGCTCGCCCAAGCTGGCCGCCGTGCTGAAAAGCCTGCCGCCGGGGGTGCTGGGCGGCGTGTCCATCCTGCTCTTCGGCATGATCGCCAGCGTGGGCATCCGCACCCTGGCCGAGGCGCGCATCGACTTCGCACACTCGCGGAACCTGATTATCGTGTCGCTGATTCTGGTGCTGGGGTTGGGCGGGGCGTCCTTTCCCATTCACGCGGCGGGGACCACCCTGGAACTGCACGGCATGGCCCTGGCCGCGCTGGTCGGCATCGTGGCGAACCTGCTGCTGCCCGCGCAAAGGGCGGAAGTGGACGGGGAAGGGGAGCCGGAGCGGGTGCTGCACTGA
- a CDS encoding LysR family transcriptional regulator, producing MELRHLRHFVALAEEEHFGRAAERVFVVQQALSNSIKNLEDEVGVPLVLRTTRRVQLTPAGREFLVGARETLAQAAQTVERARRAARGEVGRLTVGFVSGLAFGGLPEIVRAFRELYPNVSVDLRELTAQEQEAALRGGQIDVGLLLLPVRDPGLDTQPLWRQPLVAALPAGHEMARKRRLRIGDLRDERFVFFPRHLRATYFDQVMRWCSGAGFTPNVVQEAIEIPTLLSLVAAGVGVFLPIQFFERLSLPGVVYRPLEDAPLIDIVAAWRRDEEDEHPIVRAFLRVAQEALGGQAGG from the coding sequence ATGGAACTGCGTCACCTCCGTCATTTCGTCGCGCTGGCCGAGGAAGAACACTTCGGGCGGGCCGCCGAGCGTGTGTTCGTGGTGCAGCAGGCGCTCAGCAACTCGATCAAGAACCTGGAGGACGAGGTGGGCGTGCCGCTGGTGCTGCGGACCACCCGGCGGGTGCAACTGACCCCGGCGGGGCGCGAGTTTCTGGTGGGGGCGCGGGAGACGCTGGCGCAGGCGGCGCAGACGGTGGAGCGGGCGCGGCGGGCGGCGCGGGGCGAGGTCGGGCGGCTGACGGTGGGCTTCGTGAGCGGCCTGGCCTTCGGGGGCCTGCCGGAAATCGTGCGGGCCTTCCGGGAGCTGTACCCGAACGTCAGCGTGGACCTGCGCGAACTGACCGCCCAGGAACAGGAGGCGGCGCTGCGCGGCGGGCAGATCGACGTGGGCCTGCTGCTGCTGCCCGTGCGCGACCCCGGACTGGATACGCAGCCCCTCTGGCGGCAACCGCTGGTGGCGGCCCTCCCCGCCGGGCATGAGATGGCCCGCAAACGTCGGCTGCGCATTGGCGACCTGAGAGACGAGCGCTTCGTGTTCTTTCCCCGCCACCTGCGCGCCACCTATTTCGATCAGGTCATGCGCTGGTGCTCTGGCGCGGGCTTTACACCCAACGTCGTGCAGGAGGCCATCGAGATTCCCACCCTGCTGTCGCTGGTCGCGGCGGGGGTCGGCGTGTTCCTGCCCATCCAGTTCTTCGAGCGCCTCTCGCTGCCCGGCGTGGTGTACCGCCCGCTGGAGGACGCTCCCCTGATTGACATCGTGGCCGCGTGGCGGCGGGACGAGGAAGACGAGCATCCCATCGTCCGCGCCTTCCTGAGGGTGGCGCAGGAGGCACTGGGGGGGCAGGCGGGGGGGTGA
- the uvrB gene encoding excinuclease ABC subunit UvrB: MLRVKSDFTPSGDQPTAIRSLVDGLESGLRFQTLLGATGTGKTYSMAKVIEETGRPALIMAPNKILTAQLASEFREFFPDAAVEFFISYYDYYQPEAYVPGKDLFIEKDAAINQEIERLRHSTTRSLLTRRDTIVVASVSCIYGLGDPAEYRALNLILKVGEKVSRDEILGRLVTMQYERNDIELAAGRFRAKGDTIEVWPSYDEQPLRIELWGDDVDRIQVVHPLTGEKLGDLDATIVYPAKHYVSSAGNIERAIVTIQEELDQRLEYFKSVGKLLEAQRIKERTLYDLEMLKVLGYCSGIENYSRHIDGRAPGATPYTMLDYFPDDFITFIDESHVTVPQIGGMANGDRARKQTLVDYGFRLPSAMDNRPLNFDEFMSKTGQVVFVSATPGPFEREHSDSVADQIIRPTGLVDPPVSMQPIQGQVEDLLGRIRARSARGERVLVTTLTKRMSEDLTEYLLEKGVRARYMHSDIDSVERQVIIRDLRLGHYDVLVGINLLREGLDLPEVSLVAILDADKPGFLRSERALIQTIGRAARNVNGEVVLYADTVTPAMQSAMEETARRREKQIAYNEEHGITPTTVRKGVRDVIRGEEIAEAEGTAELGNDRDALTAQLTDLELDMWQASEDLDFERAASLRDQIRAIEAKLQGKEFKQATVPGQKARGRRKGGVR; the protein is encoded by the coding sequence ATGCTCAGGGTCAAGTCCGACTTCACACCGTCCGGCGACCAGCCGACCGCCATTCGCAGCCTGGTGGACGGGCTGGAGTCGGGGCTTCGGTTCCAGACATTATTAGGAGCGACAGGTACGGGCAAAACATACTCCATGGCGAAAGTCATTGAGGAAACCGGCCGCCCCGCCCTGATCATGGCCCCCAACAAGATTCTCACCGCCCAGCTCGCCTCCGAGTTCCGCGAGTTCTTTCCCGATGCAGCGGTCGAGTTCTTCATCAGTTACTACGACTACTACCAGCCCGAAGCGTATGTGCCGGGCAAGGACCTGTTCATCGAAAAGGATGCGGCCATCAACCAGGAGATCGAGCGCCTGCGCCACTCCACCACCCGCAGCCTGCTGACGCGGCGGGACACCATCGTGGTGGCGTCGGTGTCGTGCATCTACGGCCTGGGCGACCCCGCCGAGTACCGCGCGCTGAACCTGATTCTGAAGGTGGGCGAGAAGGTGAGCCGCGACGAGATTCTGGGCCGCCTGGTGACGATGCAGTACGAGCGCAACGACATCGAACTCGCGGCGGGACGGTTCCGCGCCAAGGGCGACACGATTGAGGTCTGGCCCAGCTACGACGAGCAGCCCCTGCGCATTGAGCTGTGGGGCGACGACGTGGACCGCATTCAGGTGGTGCATCCGCTGACCGGCGAGAAGCTGGGCGACCTCGACGCCACCATCGTCTATCCCGCCAAGCACTACGTGTCCAGCGCGGGGAACATCGAGCGGGCCATCGTGACGATTCAGGAGGAACTCGACCAGCGGCTCGAATACTTCAAGTCGGTGGGCAAGCTGCTGGAGGCGCAGCGCATCAAAGAACGCACCCTCTACGACCTGGAGATGCTCAAGGTGCTGGGCTACTGCTCGGGCATCGAGAACTACTCGCGGCACATCGACGGGCGCGCGCCGGGGGCCACGCCGTACACCATGCTGGACTACTTCCCGGACGACTTCATCACCTTCATCGACGAGTCGCACGTGACGGTGCCGCAAATTGGCGGAATGGCGAACGGCGACCGGGCCAGGAAGCAGACGCTGGTGGACTACGGCTTCCGCCTGCCCTCCGCGATGGACAACCGGCCCCTGAACTTCGACGAGTTCATGAGCAAGACCGGGCAGGTCGTGTTCGTGTCGGCCACGCCCGGCCCCTTCGAGCGCGAGCACAGCGACAGCGTGGCCGACCAGATCATCCGCCCGACCGGGCTGGTGGACCCGCCCGTGTCCATGCAGCCCATCCAGGGCCAGGTGGAGGATCTGCTGGGCCGCATCCGGGCACGCTCGGCGCGGGGCGAGCGCGTGCTGGTCACCACGCTGACCAAGCGCATGTCGGAGGACCTGACGGAGTACCTGCTGGAAAAGGGCGTGCGGGCGCGCTACATGCACTCCGACATCGACTCCGTGGAGCGTCAGGTCATCATCCGCGACCTGCGGCTGGGGCACTACGACGTGCTGGTGGGCATCAACCTGCTGCGCGAGGGGCTGGACCTGCCCGAAGTGTCGCTGGTGGCGATTCTGGACGCCGATAAGCCCGGCTTCCTGCGCTCGGAACGCGCCCTGATCCAGACCATCGGCCGCGCCGCCCGCAATGTGAACGGCGAGGTGGTGCTGTATGCCGACACGGTGACGCCCGCGATGCAGTCCGCGATGGAGGAAACGGCCCGCCGCCGCGAGAAGCAGATCGCCTACAACGAGGAACACGGCATCACGCCGACCACGGTCCGCAAGGGCGTGCGCGACGTGATTCGCGGTGAGGAAATCGCGGAAGCCGAGGGAACCGCCGAGCTGGGCAACGACCGCGACGCCCTGACCGCCCAGCTCACCGACCTCGAACTCGACATGTGGCAGGCCTCGGAAGACCTCGACTTCGAGCGGGCCGCCAGCCTGCGCGACCAGATTCGCGCCATCGAGGCCAAGCTTCAGGGCAAGGAGTTCAAGCAGGCGACGGTGCCGGGGCAGAAGGCGCGGGGGCGGCGGAAGGGCGGGGTGCGGTAG
- a CDS encoding putative dsRNA-binding protein, protein MNAKGDLIARLTALGLSTPTFDAAAQGPAHEQVFHVTVSAGGRTLGRGEGRSKRDAERAAAEAALAGLDAQEEGQEDRPRESGGRWPIYAAVLEGALEAALDLAPEDATLDEVRADAARLYRDLLAELGHGPEPVGGEDG, encoded by the coding sequence ATGAACGCCAAGGGAGACTTGATCGCGCGGCTCACGGCGCTGGGCCTGAGCACCCCCACCTTCGACGCGGCGGCGCAAGGCCCCGCGCACGAGCAGGTCTTTCACGTGACCGTCTCGGCCGGCGGGCGCACCCTCGGCCGGGGCGAGGGCCGCAGCAAGCGCGACGCCGAGCGCGCGGCGGCGGAAGCGGCCCTGGCCGGTCTGGACGCGCAGGAGGAGGGCCAGGAAGACCGCCCGCGGGAAAGCGGCGGGCGCTGGCCCATCTATGCGGCGGTGCTGGAGGGCGCGCTGGAGGCAGCCCTGGACCTCGCCCCCGAGGACGCCACGCTCGACGAGGTGCGCGCGGACGCCGCCCGGCTCTACCGCGACCTCCTCGCGGAG